The sequence AAATCGCCAAAATGGACATTATGGCCTATGTGGCTAAGGCGCGGCAGCTCGGTTTGTTTGCCCCGAAATATCCGCCAAAGGCAAAGAAGGCAAGCTAATTGCCTAGCTTTAATAAAACACTCATTGAATAAAGCGTAATAAGTGCAACGGAGTGATCCGTGATGTTGCCAAGAGGAGTATGTATGACCGCGTTAACCCAAATGAAATGTGAAGCTTGCCAAGCTGATGCACCAAAAGTGACCGATGAAGAATTGGCCGAGCTTATCCGCATGATCCCCGATTGGGGCGTGCAAGTACGTGACGGTATCATGCAATTGGAACGGGTGTACAAGTTTAAAAACTTTAAACTAGCAATGGCATTTACCAATAAGTTGGCGGAACTGGCCGAGGAAGAATTCCACCATCCTGGTATTTTAACCGAGTGGGGCAAGGTGACCGTGACTTGGTGGTCACACTCGATTAAGGGGCTGCATAAGAATGACTTCATTATGGCGGCCAAGACCGACCTGTTATTAGATTAAAAAGTTAATATTTAAAATCAGCATCTTAATGCAATTTTGATGCTGATTTTTTCTTCCTGTTACAAATGCGCTGTAAACTAGGCTTGCCACTTTGAGCGTAACCTTCTAACGTATACACGCCCAGCTATTAATTCTGCCCTTTACGTTTGCGTAAACTAAATACGTTTCGTCAAACGAATCTCTTATGAGGTCATACTCAGGAACAATAGCTCGCACGGTTTATTCCAAAATTCGAATCAAAAAAAGGAATATCAGTCATTATGCGCTTGGAAGTTAGCTGTCAAGATCGCGTGGGTTTAGCGAAAGACATCTTAGTCGTGTTAGAACGTTATGGCATTAATCTCATTGCCATTGATGCCAGTAATCAAGGCTTTCTCTACCTGCAATTTGCCGAAGTCAGTTTTGAAACCTTAAGTGCTTTGATGCCGCAAATCCGCAAAGTGGAGAGTGTCCATGATGTGCGAACGGTGTCATTCATGCCGTCGGAGCAGGAACACTACGCCTTAAAAACCCTGCTTAAAACCCTCCCAGACTCAGTGTTTTCCATCGACGTGAAGGCGCGTATTCGCATTGTGAACGAATCGGCGCTGCTCAACATGGGCATGGGAGAACATGAAGTGCTCGATGAATCCTTAAATCATTGGGTGCAAGGTTTTAACTTCAGCCGCTGGCTCAGTGAGGGCCAAGTGCTGCCGCAGGCGGCGCGGGTGAATATTGGCCAAAACGAATATCTGGCTGAAATGTTACCGATTTATTTACCCGATGAGGATGAGAAAACTATCCTTGTCGGTGCGGTGGTGTCGCTGAAATCGCCTGCGCGGGTGGGTAAACAATTTAATGCGCTGCAAAATCAAACCACAGGCTTTGAAAATGTGTTGGCCAGCAGCGACAAGATGAAAGAAGTGCTTAAACAAGCCCGCCGCATGGCGCAGCTCGATGCGCCATTACTGATCACGGGCGAAACTGGCACGGGTAAAGAACTCATGGCCAGAGCCAGCCATGATGCCAGCATGCGCCGCGAAAAGCCGTTTATCGCCATTAACTGTGCAGCATTGCCCGATAGCGCCGCCGAAGAAGAACTGTTTGGCTACGTCAGCCAAGGCAAAGTGATCAAGCGTGGCTTTTTTGAAGAGGCGAAGGGCGGGACTGTATTCCTCGATGAAGTGGCTGAAATGTCCAAGGCGGCGCAGGTCAAACTGCTACGGTTATTACAGGATGGCACTTTTAGACGCATTGGTGGCGACGAAGAAGTCCGCGCCGATGTGCGAATTATCTGCTCGACCCAGAAAAACTTAGCCGAGCTATGTCAAACCGGTGAATTTAGGGAAGATTTGTACTATCGCATCCATGTGCTTAGCTATCACATTCCGTCACTGCGTGAGCGCAAAGTCGATATTATTCCGCTGACAGAGATGTTCCTCGAGCATTACAGCCAGCAATTATCCAGCCCTGTCAGGCGGATTTCGGCCCAATGCCGTGATCATCTGTTAACTTACGCTTGGCCGGGTAACGTCCGTCAGCTTAAAAACGCAGTCTTCAGAGCCGTATCCATGTGGGATGGTTCGGGTGAATTAACCGTTGAGCAACTTAAGTTGCCATCCTACGCCGAAGGTTTTGGTTATTTCGATAATGCCTTTGAAGGTAATCTCGATGATGCGATGAAGCAATTTGAGGCCAGCTTACTGCGCCGCTTATATCCGGCTTACCCAAGTACTCGGCAATTGGCAAAGAAATTGGGCGTGTCCCACACGGCTATTGCTAACAAACTTCGGGAATATAAGATCGCCAAGCCAAAGTAATCTTGGCTTAAGTTTGAGATGTAACAGTATCGTTCCACTTTATTGCTGACTTTTTCACCATATCGTTCAGCGAAATAGTGACAAGCGGCAACATTGTAGAAAACGTAATGATTAGTTTACAGAATGTAAAAAAACAAGCTGAAATGTGATTTTGTTCACGCTATAGGAATCCGCCGTCGCTTCGGGTATTTCTACGCGCAGCAAACCCTAATACCGAGTCAATATAGGTTTTTATTCACCTATGTTCTCGTCAGCAAAAATTCGCGTTAGCTGATATTGTCGGTTAACCATAACGAGATAAAAAGCGTAGTACGCCGAGCCGTAGAAGCACAGGAGCAGATATGAAACTTGCTAGTTATAACAATGGTCGCCGCGATGGTCAGTTGATGTTAGTGAGCCGCGATCTCACTCAAACGGTGGCCGTGCCAGCGATTGCCCATACGATGCAGCAATTACTCGATGGTTGGGAACTGCTCAAACCGCAATTACAAGAATTGTACGATGCGCTCAATGAAGGCAAATTACCTAACACGCAAACCTTTGATGAAACTAAATGTTTATCCCCCTTGCCACGGGCGTATCAATGGGCCGATGGCAGTGCCTACGTGAACCACGTGGAGTTAGTCCGTAAGGCGCGCGGCGCTGAAATGCCTGAAACCTTCTGGACCGATCCGCTGTTTTACCAAGGTGGCTCTGACAGCTTTATCGCGCCAAAGGCGGATATTCCGCTGGCGAGCGAAGATTGGGGCATCGATTTCGAATCTGAAATCGCAGTGATCACTGATGATGTACCTATGGGCGTGAGTGCTGAAAATGCAGCAAAACACATCAAACTGCTGATGTTAGTCAACGATGTGTCATTGCGTAATTTGATCCCGGCAGAGCTCGCCAAAGGCTTTGGTTTCTTCCAATCTAAACCTTCGAGCAGCTTCTCTCCGGTAGCCATTACGCCAGATG comes from Shewanella oneidensis MR-1 and encodes:
- a CDS encoding 4a-hydroxytetrahydrobiopterin dehydratase yields the protein MTALTQMKCEACQADAPKVTDEELAELIRMIPDWGVQVRDGIMQLERVYKFKNFKLAMAFTNKLAELAEEEFHHPGILTEWGKVTVTWWSHSIKGLHKNDFIMAAKTDLLLD
- the tyrR gene encoding transcriptional regulator TyrR, coding for MRLEVSCQDRVGLAKDILVVLERYGINLIAIDASNQGFLYLQFAEVSFETLSALMPQIRKVESVHDVRTVSFMPSEQEHYALKTLLKTLPDSVFSIDVKARIRIVNESALLNMGMGEHEVLDESLNHWVQGFNFSRWLSEGQVLPQAARVNIGQNEYLAEMLPIYLPDEDEKTILVGAVVSLKSPARVGKQFNALQNQTTGFENVLASSDKMKEVLKQARRMAQLDAPLLITGETGTGKELMARASHDASMRREKPFIAINCAALPDSAAEEELFGYVSQGKVIKRGFFEEAKGGTVFLDEVAEMSKAAQVKLLRLLQDGTFRRIGGDEEVRADVRIICSTQKNLAELCQTGEFREDLYYRIHVLSYHIPSLRERKVDIIPLTEMFLEHYSQQLSSPVRRISAQCRDHLLTYAWPGNVRQLKNAVFRAVSMWDGSGELTVEQLKLPSYAEGFGYFDNAFEGNLDDAMKQFEASLLRRLYPAYPSTRQLAKKLGVSHTAIANKLREYKIAKPK
- a CDS encoding fumarylacetoacetate hydrolase family protein is translated as MKLASYNNGRRDGQLMLVSRDLTQTVAVPAIAHTMQQLLDGWELLKPQLQELYDALNEGKLPNTQTFDETKCLSPLPRAYQWADGSAYVNHVELVRKARGAEMPETFWTDPLFYQGGSDSFIAPKADIPLASEDWGIDFESEIAVITDDVPMGVSAENAAKHIKLLMLVNDVSLRNLIPAELAKGFGFFQSKPSSSFSPVAITPDELGHRWEDSKVHLPLITYLNGELFGRPNAGVDMTFNFSQLVSHVAKTRPLGAGAIIGSGTISNYDRSAGSSCLAEKRMLEVIADGKASTPFMRFGDTVRIEMLDDNGVSIFGSIDQKVVEYKA